One region of Flavobacteriales bacterium genomic DNA includes:
- a CDS encoding WYL domain-containing protein, protein MPANKYALIRYRVIDECLTNRFRPYPTKEDLRRACEDALYGSQNEHISISTIEKDIYAMRYDTVLGYEAPIEFHKGEKGYFYTDEEYTIKKVPMGEEEMEALRFASMTLYQFREMPVFQTFEQLIGKLREHVSLADDEFDKSYMDHMLFDDAHRNQGDRHIPDILRAIREHRRIGFSYSFHDPDKEEKDYLIEPLLLKQFRTSWYVIGTDTAVDRIKTYGLDRIDGLAVLEEHFQAPDFDAKDYFQHTYGISHRTAHPQEVLIKVDRSISGYLLSSPWHPSMERISESPTGDILRMELVINVDLENELMNWLPSIQVLEPVDLKDRIIKRCETAIYRNSETA, encoded by the coding sequence ATGCCTGCCAATAAATACGCCCTCATCCGATATCGGGTCATTGATGAATGCTTGACCAACCGATTCAGGCCTTACCCCACCAAGGAGGATTTGAGAAGAGCGTGCGAAGACGCTCTTTACGGGAGTCAGAACGAGCACATCAGTATCAGCACCATCGAGAAGGACATCTATGCCATGCGCTACGATACCGTTCTGGGATATGAGGCTCCCATCGAATTCCATAAAGGAGAGAAAGGATACTTCTATACCGATGAGGAATACACCATCAAGAAGGTGCCCATGGGAGAGGAAGAGATGGAAGCATTGCGCTTTGCATCCATGACGCTCTATCAGTTCCGGGAGATGCCCGTATTCCAGACCTTCGAGCAGCTCATCGGCAAGTTGCGGGAGCATGTCTCACTGGCCGATGATGAATTCGACAAGAGCTACATGGACCACATGCTCTTTGATGATGCTCACAGGAATCAAGGGGACCGACACATTCCGGATATCCTTCGAGCCATTCGAGAACATAGGCGCATCGGGTTTTCCTACAGTTTCCATGATCCGGATAAAGAGGAGAAGGACTATCTGATAGAACCCCTTCTGTTGAAACAATTCCGTACCAGCTGGTACGTCATCGGAACCGATACGGCAGTGGACCGCATCAAGACCTATGGCTTGGATCGTATCGATGGTCTGGCAGTGCTTGAGGAGCATTTCCAGGCACCCGATTTCGATGCCAAGGATTATTTCCAGCATACCTATGGCATCAGCCATCGTACTGCACATCCTCAAGAAGTGCTCATCAAGGTCGACCGATCGATCTCTGGATACCTGCTCTCGTCCCCATGGCATCCGAGTATGGAACGGATCTCAGAATCCCCCACCGGAGACATCCTCCGTATGGAGTTGGTGATCAATGTGGACTTGGAGAATGAACTGATGAATTGGCTGCCGAGTATACAGGTGCTCGAGCCGGTCGACCTGAAAGACCGTATCATAAAGCGCTGTGAAACAGCTATATATAGAAATTCTGAGACAGCGTAA
- the rpsA gene encoding 30S ribosomal protein S1 has product MAEENQDLNPEQEGQDVQPENAENPSAETTENDPIVEAKREAAEPEAEVEIAEPSDVEVSHPQAPRKAAPPEDFDWDVFEHGQSAYDDSEVAKLDEIYGDTLNSINEQSVMEGTIVAMTKKEVVVNIGYKSEGVIALNEFRYNPDLAVGDKVEVYVESAEDKNGQLVLSHRLARLHSAWDSVNQAMENNEIITGYVKCRTKGGLIADVFGIEAFLPGSQIDVKPIRDYDQYVGKNMEFKVVKINQEYKNVVVSHKALIEAEIEEQKKQIIAGLEKGQVLEGTVKNITSYGVFVDLGGVDGLVHITDLSWGRINHPEEVVELDQKINVVILDFDDEKKRIALGIKQLSAHPWDGLDENLKVGDKVKGKVVVIADYGAFIEIQPGIEGLLHVSEMSWSQHLRSAQDFLNVGDEVECEILTLDKEERKMSLGMKQLMEDPWKDIESKYPVDSKHTAKVRNFTHFGVFVELEEGVDGLVHISDLSWQKRIKHPSEFCNIGEEMDVIVLEVDAENRRLSLGHKQLEENPWEAFEGTFAEGTVHDGTVLAIEGNSAKIALPYGMIGSCPKTHLKKEDGTSARTEEKLPFMVLEFNRNARKIMVSHLRTFEEDPRSKRDRQDGERRKEGTRTSKAIKDLQSSQEKSTLGDLDALAALKKKMESGE; this is encoded by the coding sequence ATGGCAGAAGAGAATCAGGATCTCAATCCTGAGCAAGAAGGACAAGATGTCCAACCAGAAAATGCTGAGAATCCTTCAGCAGAGACCACAGAGAACGATCCTATTGTAGAAGCTAAGCGTGAAGCGGCAGAGCCAGAGGCTGAAGTCGAGATCGCTGAACCTTCTGATGTAGAGGTATCTCACCCACAAGCACCTAGAAAAGCAGCTCCACCAGAAGATTTCGACTGGGATGTATTCGAGCATGGACAGAGTGCCTACGATGATTCCGAAGTCGCTAAACTGGACGAGATCTATGGGGATACCCTCAACTCGATCAATGAGCAGTCGGTCATGGAAGGTACCATCGTGGCCATGACCAAGAAAGAAGTAGTGGTGAACATCGGATATAAATCCGAAGGTGTGATCGCACTCAATGAGTTCCGTTATAACCCGGATCTGGCTGTTGGTGACAAGGTCGAAGTATATGTAGAAAGCGCAGAGGATAAGAACGGACAACTTGTTCTATCTCACCGTCTGGCCCGTCTACACAGTGCTTGGGACAGTGTCAACCAGGCCATGGAGAACAACGAGATCATCACCGGTTATGTCAAGTGCCGTACCAAAGGAGGACTGATTGCCGATGTATTCGGTATCGAGGCTTTCCTACCCGGTTCGCAGATCGATGTGAAGCCCATCCGTGACTACGATCAATATGTAGGTAAGAACATGGAATTCAAGGTGGTCAAGATCAACCAGGAGTATAAGAACGTGGTTGTATCGCACAAAGCCTTGATCGAAGCTGAGATCGAAGAGCAGAAGAAACAGATCATCGCAGGTCTGGAGAAAGGTCAAGTACTGGAAGGTACCGTCAAGAACATCACCAGCTACGGAGTATTCGTGGATCTGGGGGGTGTAGATGGACTGGTACACATCACCGATCTCTCATGGGGACGTATCAATCACCCGGAAGAGGTGGTAGAACTCGACCAGAAGATCAATGTGGTCATCTTGGACTTCGATGATGAGAAAAAACGTATCGCTCTGGGTATCAAACAACTTTCAGCACATCCATGGGATGGACTGGATGAGAACCTCAAAGTGGGCGATAAGGTCAAAGGAAAAGTCGTTGTCATTGCTGACTACGGTGCCTTCATCGAGATCCAACCGGGTATCGAAGGGCTTCTACACGTTTCTGAGATGAGCTGGTCACAGCACCTCAGAAGTGCTCAGGATTTCCTCAATGTAGGAGATGAGGTCGAATGCGAGATCCTCACCCTCGACAAAGAGGAGCGTAAGATGTCCTTGGGTATGAAGCAACTCATGGAAGATCCATGGAAGGATATCGAATCCAAGTATCCAGTGGACAGCAAGCATACCGCCAAAGTGAGGAACTTCACCCACTTCGGAGTATTCGTAGAGTTGGAAGAAGGTGTGGACGGACTCGTACACATTTCCGACCTGAGCTGGCAGAAGCGTATCAAGCACCCATCCGAGTTCTGTAATATCGGAGAAGAGATGGATGTGATCGTACTGGAAGTCGATGCTGAGAATCGCAGATTGAGCCTCGGACACAAGCAACTCGAGGAGAATCCATGGGAAGCATTCGAAGGAACCTTCGCAGAAGGTACCGTACATGATGGTACTGTACTCGCTATTGAAGGTAACTCGGCCAAGATCGCTCTACCATATGGTATGATCGGTTCATGTCCGAAGACCCACCTCAAGAAAGAGGACGGAACGAGTGCACGCACAGAAGAGAAGTTGCCATTCATGGTCTTGGAGTTCAACCGTAACGCCAGAAAGATCATGGTTTCTCACCTGAGGACCTTCGAAGAGGATCCACGCTCCAAGCGGGATCGTCAGGACGGAGAGCGCAGGAAAGAAGGCACACGTACTTCTAAAGCGATCAAGGACCTACAGAGTTCTCAAGAGAAATCCACTCTTGGAGATTTGGACGCCCTTGCTGCACTGAAAAAGAAAATGGAATCAGGCGAGTGA